The following coding sequences lie in one Halomonas sp. 'Soap Lake #6' genomic window:
- a CDS encoding alpha/beta fold hydrolase → MAFHTINGRSVAYRLLGTEVNPLVVLAHPLGMSQAVWDDVIPALLSRYRVLTWDLPGHGASQAVSGAKITPADLAAEALALVELAGATRFHFAGTSIGGVVGQQLITEHSERLLSATLTNTGAVIGNPDLWNTRADRIRQEGLAAMSQEIVPRWFSPAAFEASPALKAGWCTQMGRGDDESYAQLCEMLGRDTFTGKLSGKNSKVQLFGGSEDMATPPATLEALAAELDDAPLEIFDGVGHVPAVEAPALFAQKLLNVLATDLGDVSNHGVAYATGLETRKQVLGEEHVARSTTNANSLDAPFQQMITRLAWGELWSNDDLTRRERSMITTGILAALGREELTLHLKTAKRIGLTEAELRQVLMHVAIYGGVPAANHAFALAKELGWGE, encoded by the coding sequence GTGGCATTTCATACCATCAACGGTCGCAGCGTGGCGTACCGCCTGCTCGGCACAGAAGTGAACCCGCTGGTCGTGCTGGCGCACCCCTTGGGCATGAGCCAAGCGGTATGGGATGACGTGATTCCCGCGCTGCTGTCCCGCTATCGGGTGCTGACCTGGGATCTCCCCGGTCACGGCGCTAGCCAAGCGGTCAGCGGTGCGAAGATTACCCCTGCTGATCTGGCCGCTGAAGCCTTAGCGCTGGTAGAGCTTGCGGGAGCTACACGCTTTCACTTTGCAGGCACCTCCATCGGCGGCGTGGTGGGTCAGCAGTTGATTACCGAGCATAGCGAACGGCTCCTCTCCGCCACGCTGACCAATACCGGCGCGGTGATCGGCAACCCTGATCTCTGGAATACCCGTGCTGACCGGATACGTCAGGAAGGTCTGGCGGCGATGTCCCAAGAGATCGTGCCACGCTGGTTTTCCCCGGCAGCCTTTGAGGCAAGCCCCGCGCTGAAAGCGGGCTGGTGCACCCAGATGGGCCGTGGTGATGATGAGTCCTACGCCCAGCTGTGTGAAATGCTGGGCCGCGATACCTTTACCGGCAAGCTCTCAGGTAAAAACTCTAAAGTGCAGCTATTTGGCGGCAGCGAAGATATGGCCACGCCGCCTGCCACACTGGAAGCCCTAGCAGCAGAACTTGATGACGCGCCGCTGGAAATTTTTGACGGCGTGGGCCATGTGCCCGCGGTAGAAGCCCCGGCACTGTTCGCGCAAAAGCTGCTCAATGTACTGGCGACTGATTTAGGCGATGTGTCCAACCACGGTGTGGCTTATGCCACAGGCTTGGAGACCCGCAAGCAGGTGTTGGGCGAAGAGCACGTGGCGCGCTCCACCACTAACGCCAACAGCCTGGATGCCCCTTTCCAGCAGATGATTACCCGGTTAGCCTGGGGCGAGCTGTGGAGCAACGATGATCTTACTCGTCGCGAGCGCAGCATGATCACTACTGGGATTCTTGCTGCCCTCGGCCGTGAAGAACTAACGCTGCACTTAAAAACCGCCAAGCGGATTGGGCTAACCGAAGCCGAGCTGCGCCAAGTGCTGATGCATGTGGCCATTTATGGCGGCGTACCCGCAGCCAATCACGCCTTTGCCCTCGCTAAAGAGTTGGGCTGGGGCGAGTAG
- the pcaF gene encoding 3-oxoadipyl-CoA thiolase — protein MQDVFLCHPRRTAVGRFGGTLASVRPDDFAATVFKAVLAEAPDLDPAAIEEVFMGCANQAGEDNRNVARMSSLLAGIPTSVPGTTMNRLCGSGMDAVGTAFRAIKAGEMELALAGGVESMSRAPFVMGKADSAFARGQKIEDTTIGWRLINPLMKKAFGVDSMPETAENVAEQFNISREDQDAFALRSQQKAAAAQKAGRFVQEITAIEIPRRKQEPLIFDQDEHLRETTLEKLAGLPTPFRDGGSVTAGNASGVNDGAAAMLVASEAAVKQHGLTPMAKIIGMATAGVEPRIMGYGPVPAVQKLLKRTGIAMDDIDVFEFNEAFAAQALACMRDLGLNDDDPRVNPNGGAIALGHPLGMSGARLLMTAAHELQNSGKRYALCTMCVGVGQGIATLIERV, from the coding sequence ATGCAAGATGTCTTTCTTTGTCATCCCCGCCGTACCGCTGTTGGCCGCTTTGGCGGCACCTTAGCCAGTGTACGGCCGGATGACTTCGCCGCGACGGTTTTCAAAGCCGTATTAGCAGAAGCGCCGGATCTTGACCCCGCTGCGATTGAAGAAGTGTTTATGGGCTGCGCCAACCAGGCCGGTGAAGACAACCGCAATGTAGCGCGTATGTCGTCGCTGCTGGCGGGCATTCCCACCTCGGTGCCCGGCACGACCATGAACCGCCTGTGCGGTTCAGGTATGGATGCGGTAGGCACCGCCTTTCGCGCCATTAAAGCCGGTGAGATGGAGCTGGCGTTGGCAGGTGGCGTGGAGTCCATGTCCCGTGCGCCCTTCGTGATGGGTAAGGCCGATAGCGCCTTTGCTCGCGGCCAAAAAATCGAAGACACCACTATCGGCTGGCGCTTGATCAACCCGCTGATGAAGAAAGCGTTTGGGGTGGATTCCATGCCAGAAACGGCAGAAAACGTCGCCGAGCAGTTCAACATCTCCCGGGAAGACCAGGACGCCTTTGCGCTGCGCTCCCAGCAGAAAGCCGCTGCTGCTCAAAAGGCCGGGCGCTTTGTCCAAGAAATTACCGCCATTGAGATTCCCCGTCGTAAGCAGGAACCGCTGATCTTTGATCAGGATGAGCACCTACGGGAAACCACCCTGGAGAAACTCGCTGGTCTGCCCACTCCTTTCCGTGACGGCGGTAGCGTCACCGCTGGCAACGCCTCTGGCGTCAACGACGGCGCGGCGGCCATGTTGGTCGCCAGTGAAGCAGCGGTGAAACAGCATGGCCTGACACCGATGGCGAAGATTATCGGCATGGCCACTGCTGGCGTAGAGCCGCGCATTATGGGCTATGGCCCGGTACCGGCAGTGCAGAAGCTGCTGAAGCGCACCGGTATCGCCATGGACGATATCGATGTGTTTGAGTTTAACGAAGCGTTCGCCGCTCAGGCGCTAGCCTGTATGCGCGACCTGGGCCTTAATGACGACGACCCCCGGGTGAACCCCAACGGCGGCGCGATTGCGCTGGGTCACCCGCTGGGCATGTCCGGTGCACGTCTGTTAATGACCGCCGCTCATGAGCTGCAAAACAGCGGCAAGCGCTATGCACTGTGCACCATGTGCGTGGGCGTTGGCCAAGGCATAGCAACGCTGATTGAGCGGGTTTAA
- a CDS encoding CoA-transferase subunit beta, with product MSLEYTSSEMMSVTAARALENGMTCFVGIGLPSEAANLARLTHAPDVVLIYESGTLQTKPAILPLSIGDGELCESALTTVAVPEMFRYWLQGGKIDVGFLGTAQIDRFANLNTTLIGDYKAPKVRLPGGGGAPEIATNAGEVFITLKHSKRAFVKDVDFVTTLGFGRDGKGRDNVPNIGKGPTRVITDLCVMRPDPGTKELVVVSLHPGVSREDVIEATGWEVRFAEQLESTPEPSANELEILRELKARTERAHAGA from the coding sequence ATGAGTCTCGAATATACCTCTTCTGAAATGATGTCGGTTACCGCTGCGCGGGCGCTGGAAAACGGCATGACCTGCTTTGTGGGTATCGGCTTACCCTCTGAAGCCGCTAATCTGGCGCGTCTTACCCATGCACCTGATGTGGTGCTGATTTACGAATCCGGCACCCTGCAAACCAAGCCTGCGATTCTGCCGCTTTCCATTGGGGATGGTGAATTATGCGAATCAGCACTCACCACCGTGGCGGTGCCGGAGATGTTCCGCTACTGGCTACAGGGCGGCAAAATCGATGTGGGCTTTTTAGGCACCGCGCAAATTGACCGCTTTGCTAATCTCAATACCACCCTGATCGGTGATTACAAGGCGCCCAAGGTTCGCCTGCCGGGCGGTGGCGGTGCCCCGGAAATTGCCACTAACGCTGGCGAAGTGTTTATCACCCTCAAGCACTCCAAGCGTGCCTTTGTAAAAGACGTTGATTTCGTCACCACCCTGGGCTTTGGCCGCGATGGCAAAGGGCGCGATAACGTGCCCAATATTGGCAAAGGCCCTACCCGGGTAATCACCGACCTGTGCGTGATGAGACCTGACCCCGGCACCAAAGAGTTGGTGGTGGTATCACTGCATCCTGGCGTGAGCCGCGAGGACGTGATTGAAGCCACTGGTTGGGAAGTGCGCTTTGCCGAGCAGCTTGAAAGCACGCCTGAACCCAGTGCTAATGAGCTTGAAATTCTGCGTGAACTAAAAGCCCGCACTGAACGCGCCCACGCTGGCGCATAA
- a CDS encoding CoA transferase subunit A produces the protein MAEFLSLHDAVARYVQDGATVAMEGFTHLIPFAAGHEVIRQKKRDLTLIRMTPDIIYDQMIGAGCAKKVIFSWGGNPGVGSLHRLRDAVEKGWPCKIEILEHSHAAMACAFEAGAAGLPLAVFRGYIGSELPSVNDQIKFIECPFTGERLAAVPSVRPDVSIIHAQRADRQGNVLVEGIVGVQKEAVLAAKHSIITVEEIVDDLQAHPNACVIPSWAISAIAIAEKGALPSYTHGYYSRSNRFYKEWDAIARDRDTFTQWLDENVFNAIQNHTGENI, from the coding sequence ATGGCCGAGTTTCTCAGCTTGCATGACGCGGTAGCGCGCTACGTCCAAGACGGCGCTACGGTGGCCATGGAAGGCTTTACCCATCTGATTCCGTTTGCCGCTGGTCACGAGGTGATCCGCCAGAAAAAGCGCGACCTGACGCTGATCCGCATGACCCCGGATATCATCTACGATCAAATGATTGGCGCGGGCTGCGCGAAAAAAGTCATCTTCTCCTGGGGCGGTAATCCCGGTGTGGGATCGCTGCACCGCCTGCGCGATGCGGTTGAGAAAGGCTGGCCGTGCAAGATCGAGATTCTTGAGCATAGCCACGCAGCCATGGCCTGCGCCTTTGAAGCGGGTGCCGCCGGTCTTCCGCTGGCGGTTTTTCGCGGCTACATCGGCAGTGAACTGCCCAGCGTCAATGATCAAATCAAATTCATCGAGTGCCCCTTTACTGGTGAGCGCCTGGCAGCCGTGCCCTCGGTGCGTCCGGATGTCTCAATCATCCACGCCCAGCGGGCGGATCGCCAGGGCAACGTGCTGGTAGAAGGCATTGTCGGCGTACAGAAAGAGGCCGTGCTAGCGGCGAAGCACAGCATCATCACGGTGGAAGAGATCGTCGATGATCTTCAAGCGCACCCCAATGCCTGCGTGATCCCCAGTTGGGCCATCAGCGCCATTGCGATAGCTGAAAAAGGCGCACTACCTTCGTATACCCACGGCTACTACAGCCGCAGCAACCGCTTCTACAAAGAGTGGGATGCCATTGCTCGTGATCGCGACACCTTTACCCAGTGGCTCGACGAGAACGTTTTTAACGCTATTCAAAATCATACAGGGGAGAATATCTAA
- a CDS encoding class-II fumarase/aspartase family protein, with translation MPTAFLKHPFMSQDAVAACDDSAMVQAMLTFELALAEVQEASGAVPSGASQQMREQLASASFNVADIAEGIASGGNVAIPFVKQSRGLLPSELKRYWHQGATSQDVVDSALMLLLKPRLAALDELLLRCRSAAVALMDAHINTPMVGRTLMQQALPMTFGVKVAHWTIGLEQSRRRLSGVALPVQFGGAVGVHSGWDIQGLEWMDALAERLGLAAPVLPWHTDRYPIHTLGTALDAVAGAAEKIALDVSLLTQTEVGEVAEPSAPGMGESSSMPHKRNPVRSALIRGAARQVHGHISVLINAAAQPLERGLGEWHAEWAPLMESVLLVEGALEQVAVLLEGLEVYPDNMWRNLAATGGGIMAEPVARLLAPTLGVDRAKAVSAEAAEASRRESRAYFDVLTEALADDPDAKGAVDTDELRNACDPALYLGSSAAQVTRAKKWLEAQ, from the coding sequence ATGCCCACTGCATTTTTAAAACACCCATTCATGAGCCAGGACGCCGTCGCTGCCTGCGACGATAGCGCCATGGTGCAGGCCATGCTGACCTTTGAACTGGCCCTTGCGGAAGTTCAGGAAGCTAGTGGTGCGGTGCCTAGCGGTGCCAGCCAGCAGATGCGTGAGCAGCTGGCGAGCGCTTCTTTTAATGTCGCTGATATTGCTGAAGGCATCGCCAGCGGCGGCAATGTGGCAATTCCCTTCGTTAAACAGAGTCGTGGGCTATTACCCAGTGAGCTTAAACGCTACTGGCACCAGGGAGCGACCAGCCAGGACGTGGTCGACTCTGCGCTGATGCTGTTGCTTAAGCCGCGCTTAGCAGCGCTGGATGAGTTGCTACTGCGCTGCCGTTCGGCGGCGGTAGCGCTGATGGATGCTCACATCAACACGCCCATGGTGGGGCGTACCTTAATGCAGCAGGCGTTGCCGATGACCTTTGGCGTCAAGGTAGCCCACTGGACCATTGGGTTAGAGCAGAGTCGCCGTCGCCTAAGCGGCGTAGCGCTTCCCGTTCAATTCGGCGGTGCGGTAGGCGTGCACTCGGGTTGGGATATTCAAGGGCTTGAGTGGATGGATGCCTTAGCCGAGCGGTTAGGCTTGGCGGCGCCGGTATTGCCCTGGCATACCGACCGTTACCCCATTCATACGCTTGGTACGGCGTTGGATGCGGTGGCGGGGGCCGCAGAGAAAATCGCCCTGGATGTATCGCTGTTAACGCAAACCGAAGTTGGTGAAGTAGCCGAGCCTTCAGCGCCGGGGATGGGGGAATCTTCTTCTATGCCTCATAAACGTAACCCGGTACGCAGCGCGCTGATTCGCGGGGCTGCCCGACAGGTGCATGGCCACATTAGCGTGTTGATCAACGCCGCCGCCCAGCCTCTGGAGCGTGGGTTGGGGGAGTGGCACGCGGAGTGGGCACCGCTAATGGAAAGCGTTCTGTTGGTGGAAGGCGCATTGGAGCAAGTGGCCGTGTTGCTGGAAGGGCTCGAGGTCTACCCCGACAATATGTGGCGAAACCTAGCGGCTACCGGCGGCGGCATTATGGCGGAGCCGGTAGCGCGTTTGCTGGCGCCGACGCTAGGGGTGGACAGAGCCAAGGCAGTGAGCGCCGAAGCCGCAGAAGCCTCACGCCGCGAATCACGAGCCTATTTTGATGTTCTAACAGAGGCGCTGGCTGATGACCCTGACGCAAAAGGGGCTGTAGATACCGATGAACTGCGCAATGCATGCGACCCGGCTTTATACCTTGGTAGCAGCGCTGCTCAGGTTACGCGTGCCAAAAAGTGGCTGGAAGCTCAATAA
- a CDS encoding TetR/AcrR family transcriptional regulator encodes MTAISTKSSTPETRRRRKNNPESVRADILAVATREFSEKGLSGARIDEIAEQTRASKRMIYYYFSDKETLYLHTLEAAYQKVRLQEAELDLDHLPPLEALSRLVRFTFCHHAKNPDFIRLVMIENIHHGRFLAQSKLIQSLNAGVIDVLTNVYLRGVEEGCFREGLDPRELHWLISALSFFNVSNQHTFSRIFDWQQAAPENQQKLEEHVTDMVLRYVRPDEVMPQE; translated from the coding sequence ATGACAGCCATTTCTACTAAGTCCAGCACCCCGGAAACGAGGCGTCGGCGTAAAAATAATCCCGAATCCGTTCGCGCTGATATTCTTGCGGTGGCCACCCGTGAATTCTCGGAAAAAGGTCTTTCAGGGGCGCGGATCGATGAGATTGCCGAACAAACTCGTGCCTCTAAGCGCATGATTTACTATTACTTTAGCGATAAAGAGACGCTCTACCTGCACACTCTGGAAGCCGCTTATCAAAAGGTTCGCCTCCAGGAAGCAGAGTTGGATCTTGATCATCTGCCGCCTTTAGAAGCACTCAGCCGACTGGTGCGGTTTACATTCTGTCACCACGCTAAAAACCCCGACTTTATCCGTCTGGTAATGATCGAAAATATTCATCATGGCCGGTTTTTAGCGCAGTCAAAATTGATTCAATCGCTTAATGCGGGCGTCATTGATGTACTGACAAATGTCTATCTTCGTGGTGTAGAGGAGGGTTGTTTTCGCGAAGGCTTAGACCCGCGGGAACTTCATTGGCTGATTAGTGCGCTGTCGTTTTTTAATGTCTCAAATCAGCACACCTTCTCGCGCATTTTTGATTGGCAGCAGGCTGCTCCGGAAAATCAGCAAAAATTAGAAGAGCACGTTACCGACATGGTGCTGCGTTATGTTCGTCCTGACGAAGTAATGCCCCAAGAGTAA
- a CDS encoding DctP family TRAP transporter solute-binding subunit — MKRTIVATVAAATLVAAANASAQTLRFAHVDPDDWTTSKKGAAGHVFKNLVEAETDLTVELYPAGSLGGEVELIEGAQDGTISIAMVSGSYANFCPAVAVTDIPYTFPSAPVAWQVMDGEFGTALAEHCLQQTGLRTLAYGETGFRHFTNSVRPIHSPEDMRGLKFRVQTIPLYLELVRGLGAEPQGISWGEVPTALATGVVDGQENPISVIYGNNFYEFQDYLTLDRHVYGVDHLLINDDIFQSLSNEEQAAVKRAAVVAGTTGRAIQQFNSAEGIVKLEAAGMEITQPTAEQMEAFREAAQPRVQAYLRDELGDDAEWIDRLSSAVDEVSARF; from the coding sequence ATGAAGCGCACCATAGTAGCAACGGTTGCGGCTGCCACGCTGGTGGCTGCGGCAAATGCCTCTGCTCAAACGTTGCGTTTTGCCCACGTTGATCCCGATGACTGGACCACCTCTAAAAAAGGGGCAGCAGGTCACGTGTTCAAAAACCTAGTGGAAGCTGAAACGGACCTCACCGTGGAGCTATATCCTGCCGGGTCTTTAGGCGGTGAAGTCGAGCTAATTGAAGGTGCTCAGGATGGCACTATTAGCATTGCAATGGTTTCCGGTTCCTATGCCAACTTCTGCCCGGCGGTCGCCGTCACTGATATCCCTTACACCTTCCCGTCAGCACCAGTCGCTTGGCAGGTGATGGACGGCGAGTTTGGCACTGCGCTTGCCGAGCACTGCTTGCAACAAACAGGCCTGAGAACGCTGGCTTACGGTGAAACCGGCTTTCGCCATTTCACCAACTCCGTGCGCCCTATCCACTCACCGGAAGATATGCGCGGACTGAAGTTCCGTGTGCAAACTATTCCGCTCTATCTGGAATTGGTGCGCGGGCTTGGCGCCGAGCCCCAAGGCATTTCCTGGGGTGAAGTGCCCACAGCCTTGGCAACCGGTGTGGTCGATGGCCAAGAAAACCCTATTTCGGTTATCTACGGTAACAACTTCTACGAGTTTCAGGATTACCTGACCCTGGATCGCCATGTTTACGGCGTCGACCACCTGCTGATTAACGATGACATCTTTCAGTCACTTAGCAATGAAGAACAAGCCGCCGTTAAGCGGGCAGCCGTGGTGGCTGGGACTACGGGCCGTGCGATTCAGCAGTTCAACTCAGCCGAAGGCATCGTCAAGTTGGAAGCAGCAGGCATGGAGATCACCCAACCCACCGCTGAACAGATGGAAGCCTTCCGCGAAGCCGCTCAACCCCGAGTTCAGGCTTACCTGCGTGATGAGCTGGGCGATGATGCAGAATGGATCGATCGCCTCTCTTCCGCTGTTGATGAGGTCTCTGCACGCTTCTAA
- a CDS encoding TRAP transporter small permease: protein MSYLLARIHRGLILFNGSLAGLAMILIFLLVAGNAFARYTYGGSISWGEDTAIYLMIYGLMFGMSWAYLQDKHIGFDLIRRLLPPRWLRWQAVVIDLVVLLVGIGLMVSAFEFISARGARTSSSTGMPMWLFQTSIFVGGALLSLSALVMSALRFNEQAGEETSS from the coding sequence ATGTCATATCTTCTCGCCCGGATACACCGTGGCTTGATCCTGTTCAATGGCAGTTTGGCTGGTCTTGCCATGATACTGATTTTTCTACTGGTCGCAGGCAATGCCTTTGCGCGCTACACATACGGCGGTTCCATTAGCTGGGGAGAAGATACCGCCATCTATCTAATGATTTATGGCCTGATGTTTGGCATGTCCTGGGCGTATCTTCAGGACAAACATATCGGCTTCGACCTTATCCGTCGGCTACTACCACCACGCTGGCTGCGCTGGCAGGCAGTTGTCATTGATCTAGTGGTGCTCTTGGTAGGTATTGGCTTGATGGTATCGGCCTTTGAGTTCATTTCTGCCCGAGGGGCGCGCACTTCCTCAAGCACCGGCATGCCGATGTGGCTATTTCAAACCTCCATATTTGTAGGCGGCGCACTACTTAGCCTCTCAGCCCTGGTAATGAGTGCGCTGCGTTTTAACGAGCAGGCGGGTGAGGAGACTTCATCATGA
- a CDS encoding TRAP transporter large permease produces MIFILLIALVLLGVPFAFAILGTLTVLMSTGDLPYHIRIVSQQFFGGMESFPLLAIPLFILAGELMNEAGITHRIINLATAIVGRMKAGLAHVNIWASVIFAGLSGSAIADTSALGRVFVPAMEKEGYPRDFAAALTAASSVIGPIIPPSIPVIIYALTVSGVSVPGLFLAGIVPGLLLALGLSLYVYFFAGDLGATKTRKQSRRHAFLHGLLPALMPVFVVGAILAGIVTPTEAAAFAVVYALILGVVLYRNIKLVNLPGIFARAMRDSAVIMVIMGAVAAANWVLTFERVPNMLTEWALMNIDTQWTFLIAVILLLLVVGLFLEGIAAILVLVPILHPIAMALGIDPLHFGIIVIFNLMMGLITPPMGLCLFVADSVSGVGMGAIIRRILPMLAVQFLVLLLITFVPTLVTFLPRLAGY; encoded by the coding sequence ATGATCTTTATTCTGCTGATAGCCCTGGTTTTGCTCGGTGTGCCGTTTGCATTTGCCATTCTGGGAACGCTCACGGTGTTGATGAGCACTGGTGATCTGCCCTATCACATACGTATTGTGTCGCAGCAGTTCTTTGGTGGGATGGAGTCCTTCCCTTTACTGGCAATTCCGCTGTTCATTCTGGCTGGCGAGCTGATGAACGAAGCGGGCATCACACACCGCATTATTAACCTAGCCACTGCAATTGTCGGCCGTATGAAGGCAGGCTTAGCGCATGTGAACATCTGGGCATCGGTAATTTTCGCAGGCCTTTCTGGCTCGGCGATAGCCGATACCTCAGCGCTGGGCCGAGTATTTGTACCCGCTATGGAGAAAGAGGGTTACCCGCGGGATTTCGCCGCTGCGCTTACCGCTGCTTCTTCGGTCATTGGCCCGATTATTCCACCTAGTATTCCGGTGATTATCTACGCGCTGACGGTTTCCGGTGTATCAGTGCCAGGCCTCTTTTTGGCAGGAATTGTGCCCGGGCTATTACTGGCACTAGGGCTCTCCCTCTATGTCTATTTTTTCGCTGGAGATCTGGGAGCTACCAAGACCAGGAAACAGTCCCGTCGCCATGCCTTCCTCCACGGCCTGCTGCCCGCGCTAATGCCGGTATTTGTGGTCGGAGCCATTCTCGCCGGTATTGTCACGCCTACCGAGGCAGCAGCTTTTGCCGTGGTATACGCGCTGATCCTAGGTGTGGTGCTCTACCGCAATATCAAACTGGTCAACCTGCCCGGTATCTTCGCCCGCGCCATGCGCGATAGCGCGGTGATTATGGTCATTATGGGCGCGGTCGCTGCAGCCAACTGGGTGCTGACGTTCGAGCGTGTGCCCAACATGCTTACCGAATGGGCACTGATGAATATCGATACCCAGTGGACCTTCCTCATTGCCGTCATCCTCCTGCTATTGGTGGTAGGGCTCTTTTTAGAAGGTATTGCGGCCATTTTGGTACTGGTACCAATTCTCCATCCCATCGCCATGGCGCTGGGCATCGATCCGCTGCACTTCGGGATTATCGTGATTTTCAACCTGATGATGGGGCTGATCACACCCCCCATGGGGCTCTGTCTGTTTGTTGCCGACTCCGTCTCGGGTGTTGGGATGGGTGCCATTATTCGTCGCATTCTGCCAATGCTCGCCGTGCAGTTTTTGGTCCTGCTGCTAATTACCTTCGTACCAACGCTGGTCACCTTCCTGCCACGCCTGGCGGGATACTGA
- a CDS encoding bifunctional sugar phosphate isomerase/epimerase/4-hydroxyphenylpyruvate dioxygenase family protein: MYSSIATVCLSGSLEEKVDAITQAGFEGLELFENDLTAFSGTPREAGELIRARGLKLVTLQPFRDFEGLQGRARERAFDRAEHKFDLMEELGTDLLMACSTVHPDSLPGLSRAADDFYELGERAARRNLRVAYEALAWGRHIHDYRDSWEVVRRAAHPNVGLVLDTFHIFSRQTELGTIGRIPGDRIFLVQTADAPRLSMDHLSWSRHYRCFPGQGELQMDKFMAMLEETRYDGPLSHEIFNDVFRMGHSDQTARDGLRSYHLLRSMQGDSGIPAPQPIESVAFLEIAVEPGDLAPLRELLGALGMACVGHHHTLSAERWAAGDVNLVLNTESSFTGRMPGRDATAVTAIGLRVANAYEAFKRADKLGYDIVEPEEVGASHRMSALRNVDGSLSYIIDDSQLSRTWDQEFPVDVQPVPQGALVDIDHISVALSYHDYLSLMLQYRAIFQLAPTPSFDVADPRGLIQSQVLQNHNGRFRLALNASASPDTASNRFVRQYGGSGIHHVALRTNSMRETSAALQQAGTPVLPIPGNYYRDLAARFDLPAQTQHWMEEHHILFDQDSNGDFHQLYTQPGRQAFFFELVQREGYQGLGAPNAFVRVTAQQRLEAAISSHQDKGESQA, translated from the coding sequence ATGTACTCATCCATTGCCACAGTTTGCCTGAGCGGCTCGCTGGAAGAGAAGGTAGACGCCATTACGCAGGCGGGCTTTGAAGGGCTTGAGCTATTTGAAAATGACTTAACGGCGTTCTCCGGCACACCACGGGAAGCGGGTGAGTTAATTCGCGCCCGCGGGCTGAAGCTGGTAACACTACAGCCGTTTCGCGATTTTGAAGGCCTGCAAGGCCGCGCCCGGGAGCGGGCATTCGACCGCGCTGAGCATAAGTTTGACCTAATGGAGGAGCTCGGCACGGATCTGCTCATGGCATGCAGTACCGTTCACCCCGACTCGCTACCGGGGTTAAGCCGCGCCGCCGATGACTTTTATGAGCTGGGCGAGCGCGCCGCGCGGCGTAATCTGCGCGTGGCCTATGAAGCGTTGGCCTGGGGTCGCCATATTCACGACTACCGCGACAGCTGGGAAGTAGTACGCCGCGCCGCACATCCCAATGTGGGCCTGGTTCTGGATACCTTCCATATTTTCTCCCGCCAGACGGAGCTAGGCACCATCGGCCGTATTCCTGGTGATCGCATCTTCCTGGTACAGACCGCCGATGCACCGCGCCTCTCTATGGATCATCTATCGTGGAGCCGCCACTACCGCTGCTTTCCTGGCCAGGGCGAGCTACAGATGGATAAGTTCATGGCCATGTTAGAGGAGACACGTTACGACGGCCCGCTCTCCCACGAAATCTTTAACGATGTCTTCCGCATGGGACACAGCGACCAGACCGCCCGGGATGGGCTGCGCTCCTACCACTTGCTGCGCAGTATGCAGGGGGACAGTGGTATCCCCGCGCCACAGCCGATTGAGTCGGTCGCCTTTCTCGAAATCGCCGTAGAGCCAGGCGACCTGGCACCACTGCGCGAACTGCTCGGCGCCCTGGGCATGGCCTGCGTCGGGCATCACCACACGTTGAGCGCTGAGCGCTGGGCCGCAGGTGACGTCAACCTGGTGCTCAATACCGAATCGAGCTTTACCGGCCGCATGCCAGGACGCGATGCTACAGCGGTAACGGCGATTGGCCTGCGCGTGGCAAATGCCTATGAGGCATTCAAGCGGGCAGACAAGCTTGGCTACGATATTGTCGAGCCTGAAGAAGTCGGCGCTAGCCACCGTATGAGCGCACTGCGCAATGTGGATGGCAGCCTCTCCTATATCATCGACGACTCACAGCTAAGCCGCACCTGGGATCAAGAGTTCCCCGTGGATGTTCAGCCGGTTCCCCAGGGAGCACTGGTGGATATCGACCATATTAGCGTAGCGCTCTCCTACCACGATTATCTCTCGCTGATGCTGCAGTACCGCGCCATTTTCCAGTTGGCGCCCACACCCTCATTTGATGTAGCGGATCCGCGTGGACTGATCCAAAGTCAGGTGCTGCAAAACCACAATGGCCGCTTTCGCCTGGCGCTTAACGCCAGTGCCTCGCCGGATACCGCCAGTAACCGCTTTGTTCGCCAGTATGGTGGTTCGGGGATTCACCACGTCGCCCTGCGTACCAACTCCATGCGCGAGACCAGCGCAGCACTGCAGCAGGCGGGCACGCCGGTACTGCCCATTCCCGGTAACTACTACCGTGACCTTGCCGCCCGCTTTGACCTCCCTGCCCAAACCCAACATTGGATGGAAGAGCATCACATCCTGTTTGATCAGGACAGCAACGGCGACTTTCATCAGCTATATACCCAGCCCGGCCGACAAGCGTTCTTCTTTGAGCTGGTGCAGCGTGAGGGTTACCAAGGGCTAGGGGCACCGAATGCCTTTGTGCGCGTAACGGCACAACAGCGCCTGGAAGCGGCCATTAGTAGCCATCAAGACAAGGGAGAGAGCCAAGCATGA